The window CCCCAAAAACGGAAGGAAAGAATACGAGCCGGGACATTCCTACATTCATTCGAAAAGGAATGGAAAACCAAAAAAAGAGCGAAATCGCCTAACCGACAAACTCATCCCATATAAACAAAGAGCCTCTCAAACGAGAGGCTCTTTTATTAAATCCGTGACAGTAAAAAATTATTAAGCTTTTTGAAAATCGCCTTTTTTAATACAGGACGTGCAGACTTTAACAGACTTTACAGTTCCGTTATCAACGATTTTGATCTTCTGTAAATTCGGATCCCAGCGCCGTCTGGTTTTATTATGAGCGTGACTAACGTTGTTGCCGTACATCGGCTTTTTACCACATATTTCACATACTTTCGACATTTCTCTCTCCTATGAAAAAACCGGGTCAAATTTCAACATATTTCGCCTGAATGTCAAACACTTTTCATGAATT is drawn from Candidatus Marinimicrobia bacterium CG08_land_8_20_14_0_20_45_22 and contains these coding sequences:
- the rpmB gene encoding 50S ribosomal protein L28, which encodes MSKVCEICGKKPMYGNNVSHAHNKTRRRWDPNLQKIKIVDNGTVKSVKVCTSCIKKGDFQKA